The segment GctgtttttaatatttgattggATCTCGATTAGGACACGCATTTGTAGTTTAGAGTTTGTTATGGTTCTGTGTTCAGACCTAAgccatctttctctctctctctttctttgcttTACTTTGAACCAGGGAGCTGGAAAGTCTGCTGTTTTAAACAGTCTTATTGGACATCCTGTTCTGGTAAGCACTACTACATTGAGTGAGTCTGTGTGTGAGTTTCTTATACCTTCCCTCAAAAACAAGACTGAAGGTTTGTTGTGTGTTGCTGGACAGCCCACGGGGGAGAATGGTGCTACACGTGCTCCTATAATCATTGACTTGACCAGGGAGGCTTCTTTGAGTAGCAAGGCAATTCTCTTGCAGATTGACAATAAATCCCAACAAGTTTCAGCTAGTAAGTCTCCCTCCCTCTGTTATGCAACGCTATTTCAGGCTCTTTCTgcatgtattattaatatacgGCATTTGATCAAGCTTTCTCATAATGTTGTTTACCATAGGTGCTCTCAGACATTCTCTTCAAGATAGGCTTAGCAAAGGTGCCTCTGGGAAGAATCCTGATGAAATTTATCTAAAACTTCGTACCAGCACAGGTGAGTcccttttttttaattgtagcATCATTACTGGCTTACCTAAGTTGGGTGAgtgaatgaatatatatatgtcagTGAACTAGTTAGCTGTAATAAGTTGCTACCTCCCCATCCCATATAGTCTAGTTCACTGTTTAGGAGCCTCAAGCTTGTCAGTGATTGGTATCAAAATACTACATTTAGCTTTCAAATAAATAGTACTCTTTTGAACGTGAGTAAATGATATATATGACCTGCATTGACTTTGTGTTAGATTTTCTTTGTTCATCATAACTTATTACGTTTATCCTTAATATTTCAGCTCCACCACTGAAATTAGTTGACATGCCTGGACTGGACCAGCGAATTGTGGATGATTCAATGGTGAGCCTTGGACTTACTTGGTACCTTTTTTAGTGACAACCATGAAGCATAAGATTTCAACAATATTATTCGGATTTCCTGCTGAAAAGCTATCATAGATTCATTCATGTTTGCCATTAACTCCTTATTGAATCTCTTTGTTTGTTGGATCTCTGTGCAAGATTTCTCAATATACTCAGCACAATGATGCCATACTGCTGGTTATAGTTCCTGCTAGCCAGGCATCTGAAATTTCATCATCCCGAGCCCTGAAGATTGCAAAGGAGTATGATCCAGATAGTGAGTACATCAGTCTTTTCGATCTGGCTTtcttatattcatatttatactTACTAATAACTGTTGCTTTGCTAGCCAATAATCACTTACTTTACTTAAAATACTCATTAGCCACTATCACTCCTCCTTTCTTATAGGCACTAGGACAGTAGGCATTATTGGCAAGATTGACCAGGCTGCAGAAAACCCGAAGTCCCTTGCAGCTGTTCAGGCTCTTCTTTCAAATCAAGGACCGACAAAAACAACCGACATTCCATGGGTTGCTCTTATTGGCCAATCCGTTGCAATTGCGACAGCACAGTCTGGAAGTGCTGAGAACTCCTTAGAAACTGCATGGCGTGCTGAGAGTGAAAGTCTTAAGTCCATTCTGACTGGGGCTCCTCAGAGCAAGCTTGGCAGAATTGCTTTGGTGGACACTCTTGCTAGCCAAATTCGTAGCAGAATGAAGCTCAGGCTTCCAAATATCTTGTCTGGGTATATATCTTTACTTTCTTCGTTAATGTCATAATGTGAAAGTTAGACCAATCGTTTTACCTATTAATCGGTGAGGATAGTAATGGAGTTGCTTACCTATAGGCGTCAGACAGGCAAAATTGTTATTTCCCAAGCTACTTTCTTGTCTCTTTTATTAAGTTATTCATTGTTCGAATTCTTTGTAGATGGTCAGGTTTTTCATTATTCTATTTCTTTGTACAGGCTCCAGGGTAAGTCTCAAACAGTGCAGAATGAACTAGCGAGGCTTGGTGAACAGCTAGTTGACAGCGCTGAAGGTACAAGGGCTATAGCTTTGGAGCTTTGCCGTGAGTTCGAGGAAAAATTTCTTCTCCACTTGGTTGGTGGTGAAGTAAGTACTTTCCTACATATGTACACTGAACTTAAGCTGAAAAAGAGGAACTGTCTAAATATTAGCAATCAGCCAATTGAAAATTGATGCTAGTGTAGTCGAAAGTATCTTGCTAACATACGTTTAGTAAGATCACATTATACAGTACTGTGGGGAATCTCATCAATGAGATTTATGGTAGTTGAGTTGGATTACATGATTTGCAATTGTCTGTTTTAGTTCGTGCTGAAATCCATCTGGAGCTTGGTGAACGTTTTTGTCTAACCATCTTTTTTTGGCTCAGGGAAGTGGTTGGAAAGTTGTTGCAAGTTTTGAAGGAAATTTCCCCAACCGAATCAAGCAGCTTCCATTGGACAGACATTTTGACTTGAACAATGTTAAACGGGTGGGTGTCTGCTTTTTTTCCTATCAATTTCCCCACGGGACAAGTTTTAAGTTGACTTGGCGGTGAAATCTTTGAATTTATTAGGTTGTTTTGGAGGCAGATGGTTATCAACCTTATCTTATATCGCCAGAGAAAGGGTTGAGATCGTTGATAAAGATTGTTCTTGAGATGGCTAAAGATCCGGCGCGTCTTTGTGTTGATGAGGTGTGCCTATCTAATATTTTTGCTTTTAGCCTGATGCAGTAGTATTGAATTTCAGCAGTTCACTGCACTCGTCTCACTTTGACATTTTAATTCTTCTGACTGTTGCTGAGAGTTTTGTTAAGTTTTCTCTGGTTTTAGTGCTCTTATCTGGTTTCTTAAAGTCTTGATATATATTTCCTATAAAAATCATGCATCCAGATCTCTGTTTTGTCTTAAATTAATTCTCTGTTGAGCTAACATTGTCTTAACTTTTGAGTAGGTTCACCGTGTTCTTGTTGACATAGTTTCAGCCTCCGCAAATGCTACACCTGGACTCGGGAGATATCCTCCTTTCAAAAGAGAGGTACTAATTTTCGGTGATTCTTTATTCAGTAACATTTTATCTATTTCGATGATAGCTGTTCGTTTCTAACTAATGATCAACCAGGTTGTAGCTATAGCAAGTGCAGCACTTGATGGTTTCAAGAACGAAGCCAAGAAAATGGTGGTTGCGCTAGTTGATATGGAACGCGCTTTTGTACCACCTCAACATTTTATCCGCCTTGTGCAAAGGAGGTATAGTGTCTTACTTtctttacaattttattttgtattctTAATGGTTGTGTACTCAACTTACTGATCCctcattaaatttttttcttttaatattatgaaTCGATTGTTGTTGAATCCCATAattctgtttaaaaaaaaatttcgccTGTTTGTATCTAAGATTTTCATGCTTTCATTACTATAAAATTTTGTACCTCTCTGTAGAAGTATTTGCGTGGTACAACTTTGACGCTTATAGATTTAATCAACTTCTTATTCTTCTTGACAAGCCATCTTTTGtgatttatctttttatttttttcctctgAGCTAATACCTATAAGCCTTTAACGGCAAAGCTTTCTGATGGTAGATTATATATAGTTGTTAGCCAGAGCCTGGTTGGCTGGGTGTTTCAGGTCACTTCAGTAAACGTCTTTCTTGGCTGCACTTTTGTATCGTGAAGTCTTTATACTTTTGAAGCTGCACATTTGTTGAGCAAGtccagatttttaaaaaaaaattatatgctCATTGTTTTCATGGTTCATGACTGAAAATCATTTCTCTCTTTCTGACATCGCTCTGCTTTGATTTCATCAGGATGGAAAGACAACGTCGCGAGGAAGAGCTGAAAGGACGGTCTTCTAAGAAGGGACAAGATGCAGAGCAGTCCCTTTTAAGCAGGGTGTGTCTTCATTCCAAATCAATTTAGATCCACGTAGTGGAAAATGCTTCTTATGGTTTTACAACTTACATGAAAGTACATGATTAGAAATTCTCGTACCTGCATGTATATCAGGCTTCTAGTCCTCAGCCAGATGGGCCATTAGCTGGTGGCAGCATGAAGTCAATGAAAGACAAACCTAGTCCACAAGATAAAGAGACGCCAGAGGTCTCTGGTCTGAAAACTGCTGGACCTGAGGGAGAGATAACAGCAGGTTGGTATCCTAATCTAAGTTTACCAGTCTAAAAAATTCATTCTTCCCCTATCCGTTTTCCTTCCGTTGCATGATTTAATTGCTGCAAAGCTTCTCTAGTCCAAGTGCACGATTTCTTTGTGTCTTTTTCGTCTTTCTCACTTAAgcgttgataaaaaaaacaattactcCATGTAGGGTACTTAATGAAGAAAAGTGGAAAAACAAATGGATGGGGAAGACGATGGTTTGTTCTGAATGAGAAAACTGGAAAGGTTAGTTTTTAGAGTTTATATCCTTCTGGCGTTAATCCAAATATCTGCAAAAGAGGAAGCACTGTAATAACTCACTGCATTAACCATTACCTTTGTTCTAGCTGGGCTATACCAAAaagcaagaagaaagaaacttcCGCGGCACGGTAACTTTGGAGGTATCATTCTCTTCTAATGCTTTCTTTACTTCTGTCAATGATGAACTAGTTAGAGAAGATTACGTGAAGAAAGAATAAACTAGAGAAGACGAATAGTATGGTTTCATATGCACCTTGTTACTTTCCCCCACACTGGTTCTTTCATGGAGAATGACAATTACTTCTATATTGTGAGGCTCATGCTTCAAATTTTTATACCACTGTTATTATCGATGAGGAAGTGTGGATGCTctataaataacatttttctttCCATGTCATCCTAATATTACTTTCTCATAAACTTTGTAAATCCTATCAGGAATGCACTATTGAAGAACTTCCCGAGGAAGAAGTAGAAAAGTCAAAGAGTTCGAAGGACAAGAAGGCAAACGGACCTGATTCAAAAGGACCAGGTCTTGTGTTTAAGTTAACCTGTAAGGTTCCCTATAAGACTGTACTTAAAGGTAAGTGCACCAATCATTACCCAAATTTAAACGTGTTAATCCTCTGTGCTCTTTTATGCTTCTTTTGCTCAAAACGATTATGTTGCAGCTCACAATGCCCTTGTGCTCAAGGCTGAGAGTGTAGTCGATAAGAACGAGTGGATTAATAAGTTGCAAAAGGTCATTCAGGCTCGAGGAGGCCAAGTGGTGAATGTTTCTATGAGACACAGTCTTTCAGAAGGTTCACTTGTGAGTTTTCTCGGCCAACTTTTATGCTTAGTCTCTTGTCTTTCGTATTTTCCTTCCTTCGAGTCTACGCTGGATATGTTCACTGGTCTTATACACCTCCAGATATCACTTTGGCGAACAAGGTTTCTGTGTGGCTTGAAAAAACTGAATGGAAGAACGTTAGAAACTTTACGTTGAACAGTTAAAACAAGAATTGTTGGAAGAGTAAAAAAGAATCAATGATGTCTTAGTGAACTTGGAAATGGTTGTCGAGTTGTTAATTGTTAAAACCTTTCGCTATATAAGGGTCAGAAATTTTACACTTGAGAGAATAGAAGTTACGTTTGTGGCATATCAAACATTATGCTTGATTCCCTGTTAGTGGTTACTTATGATTTTATCTTGTCGATATTTCAGGATAAGATGGCAAGGAAACCCGTCGATCCAGAAGAGGAACTCCGGTGGATGTCCCAAGAAGTGCGTGGTTACGTTGAAGCTGTCCTTAACAGTCTCGCAGCCAATGTTCCAAAGGTTAGCTCCAAACTTCCTTGTCCATCTCTTTTGCTTTAAACAAATATTCATCGGTTGTGATACTAAGCAACGTGAATTCAATATAGGCTGTTGTTCTTTGTCAAGTGGAGAAAGCAAAAGAAGACATGCTGAATCAACTATACAGTTCTATCAGGTTCAGTATCGTTTCTCCCTCCCCACCCCCTGTCCAATTTCAGTTGCGGTGTGCTTATCTGCGCTCTCTTGTATTTGATCTGTAGTGCAATAGGCAATGAGAGAATTGAGTCATTGATTCAAGAGGATCAGAACGTTAAAAGACAAAGAGAGCGTCACCAGAAACAATCCTCTCTTCTTTCTAAGCTCACGAGGCAGCTTAGCGTTCATGACAACCGAGCTGCCGCTGCTTCAAGTTGGTCTGACAACGGCGCCCCTGGTAAATTCATCCATCTTTTTCTTTAGAAAAGGTTTGTAGGATTTGTTCGAATATAAATATACTTCCGGTTTCGGACAGTGCAATGCTGGCAACTGTGGACTACGTTTCATGTGGCTACTGTGGGCTACGTTACATGTTTGATGATTCTTACTTAAAATTCGTTGCGGTATCTCTTAACTCGCAGAAAGTAGCCTAAGAACCAGTGCTGGAGGTTCTACAGGGGATGACTGGAGAAATGCCTTCAACAGCGCTGCTAATGGAGGGTCAGGTTCTCTTTCAAGGTATGGATCAGGTGGTCACAGCCGCCGCTTCAGCGATCCTGCTCAGAACGGAGAAGCAGAATCACCAGACTCTGGTAGCAACCGCCGAACCACCCCAAATCGGCTGCCACCAGCACCACCACAGGCTGGTTCATCTTACAGGTATTAGAACCTGAAAGACAAAAATGAACCCGGAGACAGATTCTTTTGCGGGGACTACCTGTTTTGTCTACTTGTAGATAATATTATAACGCATATGTGTTTTGCAGCTAGAGTTTTGAGTCATGAGTCGATTTTtgaatcttttgtttttattctgtTCGCATCTTTTGTTCTTATTATGTTTGCATCTTTTGTTGAGAGGGAAAGTGTGCACTATATTGTAGTTATAGAACGATTTTGTATTGAGACTGAAATACCAACTGTTATCTTCGCCTAAGAAAAAATCATCccttctcactctctctccAACTCAATTAAGACAAATAGTTAGAAAAAGAGGCCACGCAATATGTTCATTCATTTACCAATGAGAAACAAATTCATTTACCAACCAGAGACATTGACAAAATCTACAAATCATCTAACAAACCAAATCATTCAATTACCAATAACAAAGAGACAGTTTCATATTCACTTACACAATGAAACATATTCATTCAGTTACCAACActagagaaacaaagacaaatCTGAAGTGATTTATGAGTTTGGCCTTGTTTCTCAAAATTAATCTTAGTAGTTTCAAATCCTAAAAACATATACCAGTTTCTTTTCTTGATCACTTTTAGAATTGTCTCTTTGAGTATTGCAAAGCCAACAACCacttttacaaataattaaaaaaattagcaaaaatagtacaaatataaaaattgacaAAAACTTGTGGAGGATGAAGACCAGAAGTAATTATTTACATTAGAACATGAAAGACTAAAGTGGACTCGGAGACAAATTCTTTTACTGGGACTGCTTGTTTTGTCTCCTTGTAGATAATATTATCACATATGTGTTTCATGAGTTGATGTCTGTTTGAATCTTTTTGGTTCttattctcttcttttgttCGCATCTGTTGTTGAAGGGGAAAGTGTGCACTTTACTATAGTTATAGAACGATTTTCTATTGAGATTCGTATAAATCTGAAACACCAACTATTATCTACAAGAGTAATAAGTTGCTGCTTCAACATGAGGAAACTCAATTTCACGCAATCAAACTTGTCAACTCAATACGGCTAAGTAGTTTACAAATCACTCTAGACGTTACTATTCCCTCAGGTTATTAAGTTTCACGGGTCATGAATATATAACACAAAAACAATATTCGTTACACATAAGTAGCAACAAAAACAAACACAGCAGAGACAGTGATAAGGAAACAAAACACAAGAGTATTCAAAGTACCACATAACAaaagattttaactttaaaagAGTTTTAAATCCTAGAATCTACCAGTTTCTATCCTTCACGACCTTTAGCACTGTGTCTATCTATGGGCTAATAATACCAGTTTCTCTCCTTCATGAAATTCAGCAGTATGTCTATGGGTATTGCAAACCCAACACCCACCTCTCCGTCCTCAATTTCGCAGTTAACACCAATAACCTCGCCATCTAGGTTAACAAGCGGACCTCCAGAGTTACCctacaaataacaaaaaaaaaatcagcaaaGTATTGCAAACAGGAACGCTAACATAGAATTTAAAAAACCATATTACCTCATTCAAAGCACAATCAGTTTGGAGATAGGATTGGAAATTGCCTTCTATGCCAATTTCCTTGTTTGTGCGTTTAACACAACTTGGAAAACAAAAGGAACATATATCAGAGAAATGAACAAACCGAGCTTCCAAAATAATGGGAAAAAGATAGTACATGATTATCCCTGCTAAGAAACTGTTTGCAAAACCAAGAGGATTGCCGATGGACATCACCATATCCCCAACAGAAACATCCTTGGAGACTCCAAACTTTGCAGGAGAGAATGAAGCATCCTGGATTTTGATCGGCCGGTTGCGCGGGATTATCTATATAAATAActaatgtttttaaaactaaaatttaagattttgtgATATTTGATAAACTTCGGTTCATGTCGAAATTGTattttttcggtttggttccgaattgtttatgggttttgGTATTCGGTTcattaaatatagtaataatgtagtttggttatttatgaatttgactttggtttgagttttgttattttggttttggtttagttcaGATAACAATATTAGCAACCAATACATTTTAGGTTCAATTCAAAGGCATGGGTCTCGATATAGATATGcaattttatatctttattcTGATTTAGAtagctatatttttattacactttctgatttttttttgttattgaataatttaataatttaaatatgtttaaagAAATAGTATATCTCAaggatttttcttttatttaaaatttagaaaataaactcGCCCAACAAATTGAACCAACGAGATTTACTCAGTTATTTGGGCCATCGCTCAAGGCCCACCGTTCAAATATGAACACTATCATTATTTTACAAACATATTTAATACGAGcctaataattttataactatacaaTCTCTAAACTCTTAAATATACAAAACGTAAAGTAGTTTAACATATGATTATACACATAATATAAATCTAACTAgaacaaaaactaaaacaattcAAGATATagttatatgtaaatataatatgtttccCATTTATGAAGTATTTTTCAAGTtcacaatagtttttttttttgtttttacagcATAGGTCACTCTTTAAGTTTTTATAATACTAAAAGGTCACTTTGTGCTCCTCAGGCAGTTTATAGAGTTAAAATGTCAAACATGTCCTCAGCTAATAATTTAActgtttccaattttttttcaagtCTCGTGAGAAtaaaatagttttgaaaattcaGAAAGCATTTTAATTCTTCTAATCACAACCACACAAAGATATGGTTTATCTCAGTTTTTAAAGGTTATCTCTTTACCTTCGGTATTATCAACTCTGATGTTTTAGTTGACGGCCACAATGACTTCAACAAGCAAAAAATCCTTCTCTCATTCATCCTTTCATGCATATTTGAGATTCGACGAACCCACCACAGTTCTGTTCGCAGAATTTTAATCCGAGAGGTACTCAACCAATGTCACTATCacaagtttctttttctttctcgtCTCAGTCAACTCCACCTTGTCCTCCCTGAAAATCTCCGGTCGTCTTTTCCCCCTCACTTGCCACTGTTCTCCGACAGTATATGTTTGATTACCactttaaactatatttaaccCACACGTCCACCACTACTCTTCTTTTATTATCATCTCTGTCTCAGCCGTGTTGTCTCCACCAGTTCGTGTATGTATTAAAACCACTATCCTTATTTTGCTCCATCAATTTTGTCTCTACGGGTCTAACTCAAGTTATTTGCTAATTTTTATTGATTCCCAAGtgattgagtttttttttcagttaatGCTCCAGTGAAAGATAAAAATGAAGATTTTGGAGAGAGTTGAATAGAAACCTGTTTGTTAGGACACATGTAAAATAATAACGAAGTAAAAAACATGGGCAGTTCGTAGAAGAACCTCATCAGTGTACACATGGATAGTTCGTTGAAGAATTGAAGAATCGCATCAGTGTACACATGGATATGAGTGTACACATATATGGATATGTCTAGACAGCGTAAATGTGAACATGTTAAGATAGTGTACAACCTGCGTGTAGGTCTGTTGGGATTGGAAAGTCCCGGTGCTGTAGTTAACTCTTTTCTAAGGTTGTGGCTGTTGGGCTTTAGCTGAagttcaatatatttttaagtaaaccaaaaaagtaaaaactctCATGAAGTATGTACACCGATTTTTCTACTATCCATATATGTACACTGATTTTTCTGTCTGTATATAAAATTTCACAATATCCACATGGACACCTATGTTCATGTACATACGTGACTAGACAATAAGGAAAGAAGAATGATCCAAATGTACAAGAACTATAGTAAAATTAAAGAATACAGATAACAGGTTCCACCAACTTCATACACAAGTTGCTAATGCTATAATAACTCCAAGAAAATACTCATACATCAAACAagaatttaactttttatgttATTGCTGAATTTCCCAGCATTGCTATTTCAAGTTGCCAATCCACCACGAGCATGAGCTGAGGATCCAACATGTATTTAGTAATCGGAGTAACCTCTAGCTGATGAGCTGAGGCTGTGTCACCGTGTAATGCTTTTGTCACGTACTCTTACtttacttcttttttctcttctttgtgtCTCTATCCTCTGTAATTTGGTGTTGAAGATGGAGAGATATCCAACCAGAGACTGCGAGCCTCGTTGCTTCAATCTTGTGCCAAAACAGAGTGTGAAAATAAGAATTCTGTGGTCGATGGCCGTAGTGCTTTCTCTGGCTCCACATCTCTTCCGTCGCCTATGTCTGTAACTAAATTTGATGTCTGCTTTCATTAAAGAAGAATaatgtcaaaataaaaatatgtggATGTAAATAAAAGCTGTGGACCACTAActttagattaaaatttaaaacaaaccaaCAAACTAAACAACTAGCAACTAAAAAATAGAAGCAGGTAATAAGTGGACAAGCATAATATAGTAATATGCTTCGGGACCAATTTTCTTtagaagaaggaaaaaaagcTTTGGAAGAAGAGAAACTACCTTAGGAATAGTAATCAACTACCTTAAGTGACCGAAAGTGTGATTATAAACATAGAAAGTGACTCTTAAActtaatgtaattttttcttttatttaatattgtTGTGATCTCCAATTATATACTGTGTATATTCCTAACTGTTTTAATAGTTTACGTAATCAGCtaaatcaaaaatacaaaatcaatACTATCATTTagctgaatatttttaaaatattgctTTTTCAAAATTGGTCGACAATCAATATCAATTAACAGAACGGAACATAGATTACTAGATACTCCTAAATATATGGCACTTTATTAttcttaaatctattatttaattCTTGAAATTAGTGTTTAGGCaacaatcatcatcatctaatGTATACAAAGTTGCcatataaacatattaaatagTATTGTTTTCCAAATTATGGTTACCGAATATCTCCATTTTCACAAAATCTATCAAGtttcaaatttagaatatttcagAATATGCCACCCAGTTATTTTCTACATGTTGAACTTAACATCAACACCtaaaattcttattattatatatatggagaattggaaaaaagagacactttaaatttttctttgtcGTTTTAGgac is part of the Raphanus sativus cultivar WK10039 chromosome 5, ASM80110v3, whole genome shotgun sequence genome and harbors:
- the LOC108863415 gene encoding dynamin-2A, which produces MDAIDELSQLSDSMKQAASLLADEDPDESSSSKRPATFLNVVALGNVGAGKSAVLNSLIGHPVLPTGENGATRAPIIIDLTREASLSSKAILLQIDNKSQQVSASALRHSLQDRLSKGASGKNPDEIYLKLRTSTAPPLKLVDMPGLDQRIVDDSMISQYTQHNDAILLVIVPASQASEISSSRALKIAKEYDPDSTRTVGIIGKIDQAAENPKSLAAVQALLSNQGPTKTTDIPWVALIGQSVAIATAQSGSAENSLETAWRAESESLKSILTGAPQSKLGRIALVDTLASQIRSRMKLRLPNILSGLQGKSQTVQNELARLGEQLVDSAEGTRAIALELCREFEEKFLLHLVGGEGSGWKVVASFEGNFPNRIKQLPLDRHFDLNNVKRVVLEADGYQPYLISPEKGLRSLIKIVLEMAKDPARLCVDEVHRVLVDIVSASANATPGLGRYPPFKREVVAIASAALDGFKNEAKKMVVALVDMERAFVPPQHFIRLVQRRMERQRREEELKGRSSKKGQDAEQSLLSRASSPQPDGPLAGGSMKSMKDKPSPQDKETPEVSGLKTAGPEGEITAGYLMKKSGKTNGWGRRWFVLNEKTGKLGYTKKQEERNFRGTVTLEECTIEELPEEEVEKSKSSKDKKANGPDSKGPGLVFKLTCKVPYKTVLKAHNALVLKAESVVDKNEWINKLQKVIQARGGQVVNVSMRHSLSEGSLDKMARKPVDPEEELRWMSQEVRGYVEAVLNSLAANVPKAVVLCQVEKAKEDMLNQLYSSISAIGNERIESLIQEDQNVKRQRERHQKQSSLLSKLTRQLSVHDNRAAAASSWSDNGAPESSLRTSAGGSTGDDWRNAFNSAANGGSGSLSRYGSGGHSRRFSDPAQNGEAESPDSGSNRRTTPNRLPPAPPQAGSSYRY